A part of Streptomyces sp. NBC_01210 genomic DNA contains:
- a CDS encoding FAD-dependent monooxygenase, with product MYDVKIPVLIVGGGPVGLSTALFSGRRGVRTMLLEKRDSTSMLPRAPGLQARTMELFRAAGLGKDIRALEMGDSHAYFEGGIIKVETFSDIDNAELLESPSLDGETVSPERVMGCGQDRYEKVLVAKAKEYGADVRFNTKLISFEQDADGVTAIAEEGGSGKRFTIRADYLVGADGAGSRIREALGVKRVGRGTVFNALSIYFRAPELETLLKDTKFILCYASAGGTLMGLSRLHGCDPWLAAPIYFPEKGEKPEDYTDERCIDIVRRASGKDIDVEIMDKVPWQGAQLVSETFRAGRVFLAGDAAHVHPPAGGFGANTGIHDAHNLSWKLAAVQHGWGSEALLDTYDAERRPLGTAMSEQALVRNRIRHGYSTEQDRADFVDDVIITLGYRYRSTSIVGAEGTKVLTPHLELTGEPGTRAPHVWLERGTETISTIDLFWDSYVLLTGPDGSAWAEAAVPIAEKLGIPLRTYAIGPDEELKSTDRDWAEVYGVGRGGAVLVRPDAFVSWRTAGGDDDPQSVLADVLARASGAATAAVPAP from the coding sequence ATGTATGACGTGAAGATCCCGGTGCTGATCGTCGGTGGTGGTCCCGTCGGCCTGTCCACTGCACTGTTCAGCGGCCGACGTGGAGTACGCACGATGCTCCTGGAGAAGAGGGACAGCACCTCCATGCTGCCCCGCGCCCCGGGCCTGCAGGCCCGGACCATGGAGCTGTTCCGCGCGGCGGGACTCGGCAAGGACATCCGCGCGCTCGAAATGGGTGACTCCCATGCCTACTTCGAGGGCGGAATCATCAAGGTCGAGACGTTCTCCGACATCGACAACGCGGAGCTGCTGGAGTCGCCGTCGCTGGACGGCGAGACGGTGAGCCCCGAGCGTGTGATGGGCTGCGGCCAGGACCGGTACGAGAAGGTACTGGTGGCCAAGGCCAAGGAGTACGGCGCGGACGTCCGCTTCAACACGAAGCTGATCTCGTTCGAGCAGGACGCCGACGGCGTCACCGCCATCGCCGAAGAGGGCGGCAGCGGAAAGCGGTTCACCATCCGCGCCGACTACCTCGTGGGCGCCGACGGAGCGGGCAGCCGCATCCGTGAGGCGCTCGGAGTCAAGCGGGTCGGCCGTGGCACGGTGTTCAACGCCCTGAGCATCTACTTCCGGGCGCCGGAGCTGGAGACGCTGCTCAAGGACACCAAGTTCATCCTGTGCTACGCCTCCGCGGGCGGCACCCTGATGGGCTTGTCCCGGCTGCACGGGTGCGACCCGTGGCTGGCCGCGCCCATCTACTTCCCGGAGAAGGGCGAGAAGCCCGAGGACTACACCGACGAGCGGTGCATCGACATCGTCCGCCGGGCCTCCGGCAAGGACATCGACGTCGAGATCATGGACAAGGTGCCGTGGCAGGGCGCCCAGCTGGTCTCGGAGACCTTCCGCGCCGGCCGGGTCTTCCTGGCGGGGGACGCCGCCCATGTGCACCCGCCGGCCGGTGGGTTCGGCGCCAACACCGGTATCCACGACGCGCACAACCTGTCGTGGAAGCTCGCCGCCGTCCAGCACGGCTGGGGCTCCGAGGCGCTGCTCGACACCTATGACGCCGAGCGCCGTCCGCTGGGAACCGCCATGTCGGAGCAGGCGCTGGTGCGCAACCGCATCCGGCACGGCTACTCCACCGAGCAGGACCGGGCCGACTTCGTGGACGACGTGATCATCACGCTCGGCTACCGCTACCGTTCCACATCCATCGTCGGCGCCGAGGGTACGAAGGTACTCACGCCGCACCTGGAGCTGACCGGCGAACCCGGCACCAGGGCCCCGCACGTCTGGCTGGAGCGGGGCACCGAGACGATTTCCACGATCGACCTGTTCTGGGACTCGTACGTGCTGCTGACCGGGCCCGACGGCAGTGCCTGGGCCGAGGCCGCGGTGCCGATCGCGGAGAAGCTCGGCATTCCGCTGCGTACATACGCGATCGGACCGGACGAGGAGCTCAAGTCCACCGACCGCGACTGGGCGGAGGTCTACGGCGTGGGCCGTGGCGGCGCGGTGCTGGTGCGGCCGGACGCCTTTGTGTCCTGGCGGACGGCCGGGGGAGACGACGATCCGCAGAGTGTGCTCGCGGATGTGCTCGCCCGGGCTTCGGGCGCCGCGACCGCCGCCGTACCGGCTCCGTGA
- a CDS encoding methyltransferase — translation MTGHEAGAVVHPGAVLAQAMAFQPARLVLTGIEIGLFTELAKKPATEDAIRERLGLHTRGTDHFLAALVELGFLERSDGGEFSNSRAAQQFLVPGDEGYLGGFLRIAGQVMYPAWDKLGEALRTGAPQAATYTGEDMFGELYESDEKKDGLVGMAEDASRPLIPALTESFGWAKYSSVLELGGCRGNVLAGLVKAHPHLDACVFDLPQLEGDFTAHMSAIGMADKVRYHGGDFFADPLPQADVLMIGHALVDWNDEQRKQLVKNTFAAVRPGGAFLVWDPVIVDDDESYLRNLIRSLNLQLMTPHGKGYRFEQCAEWMREAGYAEVTRTSLGHDVTLVIAHKD, via the coding sequence ATGACCGGACACGAAGCAGGCGCTGTGGTGCATCCCGGCGCCGTGCTGGCGCAGGCGATGGCCTTCCAGCCCGCGCGGCTGGTCCTGACGGGCATTGAGATCGGACTGTTCACGGAGCTGGCGAAGAAGCCGGCCACCGAGGACGCGATCAGGGAGCGGCTGGGCCTGCACACACGGGGCACCGACCACTTTCTGGCCGCGCTGGTCGAACTCGGGTTCCTCGAGCGCTCCGACGGCGGGGAGTTCTCCAACTCCCGGGCGGCGCAGCAGTTCCTGGTACCCGGCGACGAGGGGTATCTGGGCGGCTTCCTGCGGATCGCGGGCCAGGTGATGTACCCGGCGTGGGACAAGCTGGGCGAGGCGCTGCGCACGGGTGCCCCGCAGGCCGCCACGTACACCGGCGAGGACATGTTCGGCGAGCTCTACGAGAGCGACGAGAAGAAGGACGGTCTGGTCGGCATGGCGGAGGACGCCAGCCGCCCGCTGATCCCGGCGCTCACCGAGTCGTTCGGATGGGCGAAGTACTCCTCGGTCCTCGAACTCGGCGGCTGCCGGGGCAACGTACTGGCCGGGCTGGTGAAGGCGCATCCGCATCTGGATGCGTGTGTCTTCGACCTGCCGCAGCTGGAGGGGGACTTCACCGCCCATATGTCCGCCATCGGCATGGCGGACAAGGTTCGCTACCACGGCGGTGACTTCTTCGCCGATCCGCTGCCGCAGGCCGATGTGCTCATGATCGGGCATGCGCTGGTCGACTGGAACGACGAGCAGCGCAAGCAGCTGGTGAAGAACACCTTCGCCGCGGTGCGTCCCGGCGGGGCGTTCCTGGTCTGGGACCCGGTCATCGTCGATGACGACGAGAGCTATCTGCGCAATCTGATCCGCAGCCTGAACCTGCAGCTGATGACGCCGCACGGCAAGGGCTACCGGTTCGAGCAGTGTGCCGAGTGGATGCGGGAGGCCGGCTATGCCGAGGTCACCCGCACCTCACTCGGGCACGACGTCACTCTGGTCATCGCCCACAAGGACTGA
- a CDS encoding MarR family winged helix-turn-helix transcriptional regulator, producing MSSDKRKDLQQELAGEIRALQTAVDSFDAAAAERLGINRTDLHCLDILMQRESAAPSELGAALGLTTGSVTALLDRLDRLGYVTRSPDPRDRRKSVVRPAPEAVRAVAELFGPLAQDGFRHVARYTTEQLELLLDFMRSSRELQERHLDRIRS from the coding sequence ATGTCAAGCGATAAGAGAAAAGATCTTCAGCAGGAGCTCGCCGGCGAGATCCGCGCGCTCCAGACAGCAGTCGACTCCTTCGACGCCGCGGCCGCCGAGCGGCTGGGAATCAACCGCACCGATCTGCACTGTCTGGACATCCTCATGCAGCGCGAAAGCGCCGCACCCAGCGAACTGGGTGCGGCGCTCGGACTCACCACGGGCAGTGTCACGGCCCTGCTGGACCGCCTGGACCGGCTCGGCTATGTGACCCGCTCCCCCGATCCCAGGGACCGGCGCAAGTCAGTGGTGCGGCCGGCGCCGGAAGCCGTACGGGCCGTGGCGGAGCTCTTCGGCCCGCTCGCGCAGGACGGCTTCCGGCATGTCGCGCGCTACACCACCGAGCAGCTGGAACTGCTGCTGGACTTCATGCGCAGCAGCCGGGAGCTGCAGGAGCGGCACCTCGACCGGATCCGGTCGTGA
- a CDS encoding cation:proton antiporter domain-containing protein: MTPHQVQSLFIGLAAILVLSRVLGAAARRLGQPPVVGEILAGILVGPSLFGGAVAEFLFPTDIRPLLAALANLGLVLFMFVIGYELDLALMRGKEKVAASVSLCSVLLPFSLGVLLALHLSSSHHTGNRTGFVLFLGAAMSVTAFPVLARILADSGLARTRIGGIALASAAFDDIVAWSLLAVVVTVSGGGGQWAMLLAPVYLAVMLFAVKPGLRWLFDERRGSGRITADRLIVVLGGLMLSCWATEWLGVHFVFGAFLFGVVMPRSTSELVRIQVVDRFEHLSRLLLLPAFFVVAGLKVDLSRTGLKGLGELGLILLVAISGKFIGAFVGARANGVPALQSGVLATLMNTRGLTEIVILTIGLQLGVLDAGLYALMVVMALVTTAMAGPLLHLLERRAGGSEAIGDYAEAVPDSEVNKQRPVASADRPAG, encoded by the coding sequence ATGACACCTCATCAGGTTCAGTCTCTGTTCATCGGACTCGCGGCCATTCTCGTGCTCAGCCGGGTCCTCGGCGCCGCCGCGCGCCGTCTGGGGCAGCCACCCGTGGTCGGCGAGATACTCGCCGGGATTTTGGTGGGCCCCAGCCTGTTCGGCGGCGCCGTCGCCGAATTCCTCTTCCCCACCGACATCCGCCCGCTGCTCGCCGCACTGGCCAACCTCGGCCTGGTCCTGTTCATGTTCGTCATCGGATACGAACTCGATCTGGCCCTGATGCGAGGCAAGGAAAAGGTCGCGGCGAGCGTCTCGCTCTGCTCGGTCCTGCTGCCGTTCTCCCTCGGAGTGCTGCTCGCTCTCCATCTGAGCAGTAGTCACCACACCGGGAACCGGACCGGGTTCGTGCTCTTCCTGGGCGCGGCCATGTCCGTCACCGCTTTCCCCGTACTCGCCAGAATCCTGGCCGACAGCGGTCTGGCCCGGACCAGAATCGGCGGAATCGCGCTCGCCAGCGCGGCTTTCGACGACATCGTGGCCTGGTCGCTGCTGGCCGTCGTGGTCACGGTCTCGGGCGGCGGCGGGCAGTGGGCCATGCTGCTCGCGCCGGTCTATCTGGCCGTGATGTTGTTCGCCGTCAAGCCAGGTCTGCGGTGGCTGTTCGACGAACGCCGGGGCAGCGGCCGGATCACCGCCGACCGGCTCATCGTCGTCCTGGGCGGCCTGATGCTGTCCTGCTGGGCCACCGAATGGCTCGGGGTGCATTTCGTCTTCGGCGCGTTCCTGTTCGGCGTCGTGATGCCTCGCAGCACGAGCGAGCTGGTCCGGATACAGGTCGTCGACCGGTTCGAACACCTCAGCCGGCTGCTGCTGCTCCCCGCGTTCTTCGTCGTCGCGGGCCTCAAGGTCGATCTCTCCCGGACCGGTCTGAAGGGGCTCGGCGAGCTCGGGCTCATTCTGCTCGTCGCCATCTCGGGGAAGTTCATCGGCGCCTTCGTCGGAGCACGGGCCAACGGCGTGCCCGCGCTGCAGAGCGGAGTGCTCGCGACCCTGATGAACACCCGCGGGCTGACCGAGATCGTCATCCTCACCATCGGACTCCAACTGGGCGTCCTCGACGCCGGGTTGTACGCCCTGATGGTGGTCATGGCCCTGGTGACCACCGCGATGGCCGGACCGCTGCTGCATCTGCTGGAGCGGCGCGCGGGCGGCTCCGAAGCCATCGGCGACTACGCCGAGGCCGTGCCGGACAGCGAGGTGAACAAGCAGCGGCCCGTCGCGTCGGCCGACCGACCCGCGGGCTGA
- a CDS encoding LLM class flavin-dependent oxidoreductase, which yields MEIGVGLPTTVPDIDGRRLVDWARLAENHGFSSLGTLDRLVYDSYEPLTSLAAAAAVTERIRLTTSILLAAYRPGTPLLAKQLATIHEISGGRLTVGVAAGGRDDDFRATGAPYGDRGKRLDSILTELTEVWGGKGPVPGIGPFPKGEGPEIIVGGHTPAAMARAARFADGWIAGGSSATAYAELARQAREAWQARGRTDAPRLVALVYACLGPGAQEVAESYLRAYYSFIGPKAEMAAKAVITDAARLRETAAAYEAAGCDELLVFPCTAEAGQLELLAGAMFD from the coding sequence GTGGAGATCGGAGTGGGCCTGCCCACCACAGTGCCGGACATCGACGGGCGCCGGCTCGTCGACTGGGCGCGGCTGGCGGAGAACCACGGGTTCTCCAGCCTCGGCACGCTCGACCGTCTGGTGTACGACAGTTATGAGCCGCTGACCTCGCTCGCCGCGGCGGCCGCCGTGACCGAGCGGATCCGGCTGACCACATCCATCCTGCTCGCCGCCTACCGTCCCGGCACCCCGTTGCTGGCCAAGCAGCTCGCCACGATTCATGAGATCTCGGGCGGCCGGCTGACGGTCGGGGTGGCGGCCGGCGGCCGCGACGACGACTTCCGGGCCACCGGCGCCCCGTACGGCGACCGCGGGAAGCGTCTTGACTCCATCCTCACCGAACTGACGGAGGTCTGGGGCGGCAAGGGCCCGGTCCCCGGCATCGGCCCCTTCCCGAAGGGCGAAGGGCCGGAGATCATCGTGGGCGGCCACACTCCCGCGGCGATGGCTCGCGCGGCCCGGTTCGCCGACGGCTGGATCGCAGGCGGCAGCTCGGCGACCGCCTATGCCGAGCTGGCCCGCCAGGCCCGTGAGGCGTGGCAGGCCCGGGGCCGTACGGACGCACCGCGGCTGGTGGCGCTGGTGTACGCCTGCCTGGGGCCGGGCGCCCAGGAGGTCGCCGAGTCGTATCTGCGGGCGTACTACTCGTTCATCGGCCCGAAGGCGGAGATGGCGGCGAAGGCGGTCATCACCGATGCGGCACGGCTGCGGGAGACGGCCGCGGCGTACGAGGCGGCGGGCTGCGACGAGCTGCTGGTCTTCCCCTGCACCGCCGAGGCGGGGCAGCTGGAGCTGCTGGCAGGGGCGATGTTCGACTGA
- a CDS encoding methyltransferase produces the protein MTTTHLATDPKDPFGISQLGLGFASSKLLLTALELGVFSTLAETADSEAEVEELRAALGLHPRAATDFFDALVALGLLERSSGRYRNSEAAQRYLVRGQEYAGGFLEGANFVLYPAWGRLTQALRTGTPQAEGDFEAMLSDPAAQRMFLTMQDSLSAPLVPYLLGAVEWSGWSTLTDVGGARGNLAGLLLRAQPHLRGRVFDRPQNQGPCAEHAQTLGVADRLAFTGGDFFADELPGADVVVIGHVLADFSLEERKQLIDKAFKAVRPGGALLVYDPMPGDKPDLASLVASLHMLVMTPAGAGYHPGDCGQWMAQAGFTGITEHELPLGNTLVTGRKPR, from the coding sequence ATGACCACCACACATCTCGCGACCGACCCCAAGGACCCTTTCGGCATCAGCCAGTTGGGGCTGGGGTTCGCATCGTCGAAACTGCTGCTGACCGCCCTGGAGCTCGGGGTGTTCAGCACGCTCGCCGAGACCGCCGACAGCGAGGCGGAGGTGGAGGAGCTGAGGGCGGCGCTCGGGTTGCACCCGCGGGCCGCCACCGACTTCTTCGACGCCCTGGTCGCACTCGGCCTGCTGGAGCGCTCGTCCGGCCGCTACCGCAACAGCGAGGCCGCGCAGCGATATCTCGTACGCGGACAGGAGTACGCGGGCGGCTTCCTCGAAGGTGCCAACTTCGTGCTGTATCCGGCTTGGGGGCGCCTCACGCAGGCGCTGCGCACCGGCACCCCGCAGGCCGAGGGTGACTTCGAGGCGATGCTCAGCGATCCGGCGGCACAGCGGATGTTCCTGACCATGCAGGACTCGCTGAGCGCTCCCCTGGTTCCGTATCTGCTGGGAGCCGTGGAGTGGAGCGGCTGGAGCACACTGACCGATGTCGGCGGCGCGCGGGGCAATCTCGCGGGGCTGCTGCTGCGCGCCCAGCCGCATCTGAGGGGCCGGGTCTTCGACCGGCCGCAGAACCAGGGGCCATGCGCCGAGCACGCGCAGACACTCGGCGTCGCGGACCGGCTGGCCTTCACCGGCGGGGACTTCTTCGCCGACGAACTGCCCGGGGCCGACGTCGTGGTGATCGGCCACGTGCTGGCGGACTTCTCGCTGGAAGAGCGCAAGCAACTGATCGACAAGGCGTTCAAGGCGGTACGGCCGGGCGGTGCGCTGCTCGTCTACGACCCGATGCCCGGCGACAAGCCCGATCTGGCCAGCCTGGTCGCGAGCCTGCACATGCTCGTGATGACGCCCGCCGGGGCGGGCTACCACCCGGGCGACTGCGGCCAGTGGATGGCGCAGGCGGGCTTCACCGGCATCACCGAGCACGAACTGCCGCTCGGCAACACCCTGGTGACCGGCCGCAAGCCGCGCTGA
- a CDS encoding peptide MFS transporter, with protein sequence MTTARADQDPGVGGAGTGSVRSWPPWYRTLFMSDVWERFGFFGMQAILVLYAVAPRSEGGLGLAKADSAALFGAWIGLAFMLCLPGGWVADRLLGPRRTLIIGACVITLGHFALATPWLWTTPLGLVLLALGLGLYKPNHQAMLNLMFGKDSGRREAGISLMYVGIQVSALLSPLIAGFLGERVDWQLGFAVSGTAMLLGTIQLWVSQHQFRDVGSRPGRPLNPDESRRAFRLIGTTAAVVVVLVTGGVVSGSLNAGGAIGLVGTVSILAPVLAYLVLYRSRELSPGDRRRLRAFLWIFLGSTLFWSMIAQDGSSLTLFAKESTDRHVFGFDVPVSWLQSATPLFILVLAPVFAWALLKYGGGRNGVPVKFSVGLTLTGVSFLIMALAATLASGDERVSPLWLLVVYFMHACGELIVAAVGIAAVADVLPRKFIAHMLGLLWLFAALGGGAGSGMVRLIDVIPEPAYYLMLAVMALAMGGALALRRHTVQRGLSGDEEYVPGDDTDDTPLKEDSPA encoded by the coding sequence ATGACCACCGCACGCGCTGATCAGGATCCCGGTGTCGGCGGGGCCGGTACCGGATCCGTCAGAAGCTGGCCGCCGTGGTACCGCACGCTGTTCATGAGCGATGTGTGGGAGCGCTTCGGCTTCTTCGGTATGCAGGCCATCCTGGTTCTGTACGCGGTCGCCCCGCGCTCCGAGGGCGGACTGGGGCTGGCGAAGGCCGATTCCGCGGCCCTGTTCGGCGCGTGGATCGGGCTCGCCTTCATGCTCTGTCTGCCCGGGGGCTGGGTGGCCGACCGGCTGCTCGGCCCGCGGCGGACGCTCATCATCGGGGCCTGCGTCATCACGCTCGGCCATTTCGCGCTGGCCACACCGTGGCTGTGGACGACGCCGCTGGGACTCGTCCTGCTCGCGCTCGGCCTCGGCCTGTACAAGCCGAACCACCAGGCCATGCTCAACCTGATGTTCGGCAAGGACAGCGGCCGGCGCGAGGCCGGTATCTCGCTGATGTACGTCGGCATCCAGGTGAGCGCCCTGCTCTCGCCGCTTATCGCCGGATTCCTCGGCGAGCGCGTCGACTGGCAGCTCGGCTTCGCCGTCTCCGGTACGGCCATGCTGCTCGGCACGATCCAACTCTGGGTCAGCCAGCACCAGTTCAGGGATGTCGGAAGCCGCCCCGGGCGACCGCTGAACCCTGATGAGTCCCGGCGCGCCTTCCGGCTGATCGGCACAACCGCCGCCGTGGTGGTCGTGCTGGTGACGGGCGGAGTGGTGTCCGGCAGCCTGAACGCCGGCGGCGCCATCGGCCTGGTCGGCACGGTCAGCATCCTCGCCCCGGTCCTCGCCTACCTGGTGCTCTACCGCAGCCGTGAGCTGAGCCCCGGGGACCGCAGGCGGCTGCGCGCCTTCCTCTGGATCTTCCTCGGCTCGACGCTCTTCTGGTCGATGATCGCTCAGGACGGTTCCTCGCTCACCCTGTTCGCAAAGGAGTCGACGGACCGTCATGTGTTCGGCTTCGACGTGCCGGTGAGCTGGCTGCAGTCGGCGACGCCGCTGTTCATCCTGGTCCTGGCGCCGGTGTTCGCCTGGGCGCTGCTGAAGTACGGCGGCGGCCGCAACGGCGTGCCGGTGAAGTTCTCCGTCGGACTGACGCTGACCGGCGTCAGCTTCCTGATCATGGCGTTGGCCGCGACCCTCGCGTCGGGCGACGAGAGAGTCTCCCCGCTGTGGCTCCTCGTCGTCTATTTCATGCATGCCTGCGGTGAGCTGATCGTCGCCGCGGTCGGCATCGCGGCGGTCGCCGACGTACTGCCGCGGAAGTTCATCGCCCACATGCTCGGACTGCTGTGGCTGTTCGCCGCGCTGGGCGGCGGCGCGGGCAGTGGCATGGTCCGGCTCATCGACGTCATCCCCGAGCCCGCCTACTACCTGATGCTCGCGGTGATGGCACTGGCCATGGGTGGTGCCCTCGCGCTGCGGCGGCACACCGTGCAACGGGGCCTGTCCGGCGACGAAGAGTACGTGCCGGGCGACGACACGGACGACACGCCCCTCAAGGAGGACAGCCCGGCATGA
- a CDS encoding NAD(P)/FAD-dependent oxidoreductase, whose translation MRGSTQILVIGGGPAGSTAAGLLAKEGFQVTLLERDQFPRYHIGESILPSCRPILELLGVWDKVESHGFQPKGGAYFFWGPEEWEVKFNSLGDDGANAWQVVRSEFDELLLRHAAELGVEVVENITVKELEFDGERPVAALWAGTKDASQNGRIAFDYVIDASGRGGVFAARHLKNREYHEIFRNVAAWSYWKNVKPLDRGPDGAIAVLSSADGWFWNIPLHNGTTSIGLVTGRDIFNEKKNSLGGIQQVYDKAIAECRHLLPLLEGAEQVSGMKVEQDYSYTAESFGGPGYLLSGDAACFLDPLLSTGVHLATYSAMLAAASVSSVLRGEVEEKEAWDFYNTVYRHAYERLLVLVSVFYESYRGKEHHFYNAQKLTSTQRENLSIQDAFDRIVTGIADLEDAQDVYSRVHAHLNGAESGDPNPLANLNKVHEQKQAPMSPQNAVGGLYLSFRPRLHLARTEGESTA comes from the coding sequence ATGCGTGGTTCCACCCAGATCCTCGTCATCGGGGGAGGGCCCGCGGGCTCCACCGCTGCAGGTCTCCTGGCCAAGGAAGGTTTCCAGGTCACGCTGCTGGAGCGTGACCAGTTCCCCCGCTACCACATCGGCGAATCGATCCTCCCCTCGTGCCGGCCGATCCTGGAACTGCTGGGCGTCTGGGACAAGGTGGAGTCGCACGGCTTCCAGCCCAAGGGCGGCGCCTACTTCTTCTGGGGCCCGGAGGAGTGGGAGGTCAAGTTCAACAGCCTCGGCGACGACGGCGCCAACGCCTGGCAGGTCGTGCGCTCCGAGTTCGACGAGCTGCTGCTGCGGCACGCGGCGGAACTCGGCGTCGAGGTCGTCGAGAACATCACCGTCAAGGAACTCGAATTCGACGGCGAGCGCCCGGTGGCGGCTCTGTGGGCAGGCACCAAGGACGCCTCGCAGAACGGCCGTATCGCCTTCGACTACGTCATCGACGCCTCCGGCCGCGGCGGGGTCTTCGCCGCCCGGCACCTGAAGAACCGCGAGTACCACGAGATCTTCCGCAATGTCGCGGCCTGGTCGTACTGGAAGAACGTCAAGCCCCTGGACCGCGGGCCCGACGGTGCGATCGCCGTCCTGTCCTCGGCCGACGGCTGGTTCTGGAACATTCCGCTGCACAACGGCACCACCAGCATCGGACTTGTCACCGGCCGGGACATCTTCAACGAGAAGAAGAACTCCCTCGGCGGCATCCAGCAGGTCTACGACAAGGCCATCGCGGAGTGCCGGCACCTGCTCCCCCTCCTCGAGGGCGCCGAGCAGGTCTCCGGCATGAAGGTCGAGCAGGACTACTCGTACACGGCCGAGAGCTTCGGCGGCCCCGGCTATCTGCTCAGCGGCGACGCCGCCTGCTTCCTGGACCCGCTGCTCTCCACCGGTGTGCACCTGGCCACCTACAGCGCGATGCTCGCGGCCGCCAGCGTCTCCAGCGTGCTGCGCGGCGAGGTGGAGGAGAAGGAGGCCTGGGACTTCTACAACACCGTCTACCGGCATGCGTACGAGCGGCTGCTGGTGCTCGTCTCCGTCTTCTACGAGAGCTACCGCGGCAAGGAGCACCACTTCTACAACGCCCAGAAGCTCACCAGCACGCAGCGCGAGAACCTCAGCATCCAGGACGCCTTCGACCGCATCGTGACCGGCATCGCCGACCTCGAGGACGCGCAGGACGTCTACTCGCGGGTGCACGCCCACCTCAACGGTGCGGAGAGCGGTGACCCCAACCCGCTGGCCAACCTGAACAAGGTGCACGAGCAGAAGCAGGCGCCGATGAGTCCGCAGAACGCGGTCGGCGGTCTGTATCTCTCCTTCCGGCCCCGCCTGCACCTGGCGCGTACGGAGGGAGAGAGCACCGCATGA
- a CDS encoding MFS transporter: protein MTTADQNRTTELAAICPRRRPALFVMLCAAFMDLLDVTIVNIALPAVRDDLGASFASAQWVITAYTLAFGLGLITGGRLGDRYGRKQLFLAGVAVFTAASLLCGLAQSPGMLIGSRALQGLAAAVMIPQIMATVYAIFPPGERAGASGAYGGVTGLAAVLGPVLGGVFVTYDVFGLGWRAIFLVNIPLGIAALFAAARLVPENSADHPLRMDLVGMGLVSVSVLCALYPLVQGGDAGWPGWMVALLIVSPCVLALYTWHARAKEHRDGSSLVPLRLFAGRGFSVGAAVLFTFAAVMIGFFLTVSLTLQIGLGFSAMKTGLLFLPWAIGTGITSASSDALVGRFGRHLVTGGALVMAAGALWFAVALSADSGWLDLGPALFVAGVGMGGVFGPAFTVAGASVEARDAGAASGTLSASLQIGNAAGAALLGVLFFEPLKDAAGQTRADMFIEAFRGFSWFTIGGLVLVALAAQAMPRRVAGYADADPG, encoded by the coding sequence ATGACGACCGCCGACCAGAACAGGACGACGGAGCTCGCCGCCATCTGCCCGCGGCGCCGGCCCGCGCTGTTCGTGATGCTCTGCGCAGCATTCATGGACCTGTTGGACGTGACGATCGTCAATATCGCCCTGCCCGCCGTCCGGGACGATCTGGGGGCGTCCTTCGCGTCCGCGCAGTGGGTCATCACCGCGTACACACTCGCCTTCGGCCTCGGCCTGATCACCGGCGGCCGGCTCGGCGACCGCTATGGCCGGAAGCAGCTCTTCCTCGCCGGTGTCGCCGTCTTCACCGCTGCCTCGCTGCTCTGCGGCCTCGCACAGAGTCCGGGGATGCTCATCGGTTCGCGCGCGTTGCAGGGACTGGCGGCGGCCGTGATGATCCCGCAGATCATGGCGACCGTGTATGCGATCTTCCCGCCCGGCGAACGGGCCGGGGCCAGTGGCGCGTACGGGGGTGTGACGGGGCTCGCCGCGGTGCTCGGGCCGGTCCTGGGCGGGGTGTTCGTGACGTACGACGTCTTCGGCCTCGGCTGGCGCGCGATCTTCCTGGTGAACATCCCGCTCGGGATCGCCGCGCTGTTCGCGGCCGCACGGCTGGTGCCGGAGAACAGCGCCGACCACCCGCTGCGGATGGACCTCGTCGGTATGGGGCTGGTCTCGGTGAGTGTGCTGTGCGCGCTGTATCCGCTGGTGCAGGGCGGTGACGCCGGGTGGCCCGGCTGGATGGTGGCACTCCTCATCGTCTCTCCCTGCGTGCTCGCGCTGTACACGTGGCACGCGCGGGCCAAGGAGCACAGGGATGGCTCGTCCCTGGTGCCGCTGCGGCTGTTCGCCGGGCGGGGCTTCAGCGTCGGCGCGGCCGTGCTGTTCACCTTCGCCGCAGTGATGATCGGCTTCTTCCTCACGGTCTCGCTGACCCTGCAGATCGGTCTCGGCTTCAGTGCGATGAAGACCGGGCTGCTCTTCCTGCCGTGGGCAATCGGCACGGGCATCACATCCGCGTCGAGCGACGCTCTGGTGGGCAGATTCGGCAGGCATCTGGTGACCGGCGGTGCCCTCGTCATGGCCGCCGGCGCGCTGTGGTTCGCCGTCGCGCTCAGTGCGGACAGCGGCTGGCTGGACCTCGGACCCGCCCTCTTCGTCGCGGGGGTCGGGATGGGAGGTGTGTTCGGGCCCGCGTTCACCGTCGCCGGGGCGTCGGTCGAGGCGCGCGACGCGGGGGCGGCCTCCGGCACCCTCAGCGCCTCGCTCCAGATCGGCAACGCCGCCGGAGCGGCTCTGCTCGGCGTGCTGTTCTTCGAGCCGCTCAAGGACGCGGCGGGGCAGACGCGCGCGGACATGTTCATCGAGGCGTTCCGCGGCTTCAGCTGGTTCACGATCGGCGGGCTCGTCCTGGTCGCGCTGGCGGCGCAGGCGATGCCGCGCCGGGTGGCCGGGTACGCCGACGCCGACCCCGGCTGA